One Acanthopagrus latus isolate v.2019 chromosome 12, fAcaLat1.1, whole genome shotgun sequence genomic region harbors:
- the ier3ip1 gene encoding immediate early response 3-interacting protein 1, with translation MAFTLYSLIQTAILCTNAIAVLHEERFLSKIGWGVDQGVGGFGDDPGVKAQILNLIRSVRTVMRVPLIIVNSACIVLLLVFG, from the exons ATGGCGTTTACACTGTACTCTCTCATCCAGACTGCCATCCTCTGCACTAATGCAATCGCCGTGTTGCATGAGGAGAGGTTTCTCAGCAAAA tcgGCTGGGGTGTTGATCAGGGAGTTGGAGGTTTTGGGGACGATCCAGGAGTCAAAGCCCAGATCCTCAATCTCATCCGCTCAGTCCGGACTGTCATGAGAG TGCCTTTAATAATAGTGAATTCAGCCTGCATTGTCCTGTTACTAGTGTTTGGCTGA
- the hdhd2 gene encoding haloacid dehalogenase-like hydrolase domain-containing protein 2, with protein sequence MAGRRALKAVLIDLSGTLHVEDTAVPGAQDALNRLRQASVAVKFVTNTTKESKRNLLERLQHLNFNLQEKEIFTSLSAARSLLEQKQHRPLLLVEDSALEDFTGIDTSEPDAVVIGLAPDHFDYQTLNKAFRMILDGAPLIAIHKARYYKRKDGLALGPGPFVTGLEYATDCKATVVGKPEKTFFTQALSDLGCSPNEAVMIGDDARNDVGGAQNAGMLGILVRTGKYRAGDENKINPAPHLTCDSFPDAVEHILKNLL encoded by the exons ATGGCGGGCAGACGGGCTCTGAAGGCCGTGCTCATCGACCTCAGTGGAACTCTACATGTAGAAGACACAGCGGTACCCGGGGCGCAGGACGCCCTGAACAG GTTGCGTCAGGCGTCTGTGGCTGTGAAGTTTGTGACCAACACAACAAAGGAGAGCAAGAGGAACCTACTGGAGCGACTGCAGCACCTCAACTTCAACCTCCAG GAAAAAGAGATTTTCACTTCACTGAGCGCAGCGAGGAGTTTGTTagagcagaaacaacacaggccgctgctgctggtggaggacaGCGCACTGGAAGACTTCACTG GTATCGACACATCAGAGCCAGATGCTGTCGTCATAGGACTCGCTCCCGATCACTTCGACTACCAAACGCTCAACAAGGCTTTCAG AATGATTCTGGATGGAGCTCCTCTCATTGCCATCCACAAGGCTCGGTACTACAAACGTAAGGATGGCTTGGCCCTCGGCCCCGGGCCCTTCGTGACGGGACTTGAATATgctacagactgtaaagccaCTGTGGTGGGGAAGCCAGAGAAGACGTTTTTCACACAG GCTCTGTCTGATTTAGGATGTAGCCCAAATGAAGCTGTCATGATAGGAGAT GACGCCAGAAACGATGTGGGAGGGGCTCAGAATGCAGGAATGTTGGGAATTCTGGTCAGAACGG GTAAATACAGAGCAGGAGACGAGAATAAAATCAACCCCGCTCCCCACCTGACATGTGACAGTTTCCCAGACGCTGTTGAACACATCCTGAAGAACCTGCTATAA